Below is a genomic region from Streptomyces ferrugineus.
CCTACGGCAACCCGATCGAGCTCGCCGCGGTGGTGGTGTGGAGGGTCGAGGACACCGCGCAGGCCACGTTCGAGGTGGACGACTTCCTGGAGTTCGTCTCCACCCAGACCGAGGCGGCGGTGCGGCACATAGCCATCGAGTACCCGTACGACGCCCATGACGAGGGCGGCCTCTCACTGCGCGGCAACGCCGAGGAGATCACCGAGAAGCTCGCCGCCGAACTGCACGCGCGCGTGGAGGCGGCCGGAGTGCAGATCATCGAGTCGCGCTTCACGCATCTCGCGTACGCTCCCGAGATCGCCTCCGCGATGCTCCAGCGGCAGCAGGCCGGAGCGGTGGTCGCAGCCCGGCGGCAGATCGTCGACGGAGCGGTGGGCATGGTCGAGGCGGCTCTCGCGCGGATCAACGAGCGGGACATCGTGGAGCTGGACGAGGAGCGCAAGGCGGCGATGGTGTCGAACCTGATGGTGGTGCTGTGCGGTGACAGGTCCCCGCAGCCGGTCCTCAACACCGGGACGCTCTACCAGTGACGGTTCCCCCTGAGGAGTCCTCGCCGAAGCGGCGACCGCAGCAGCGCAAGCAGGTGCTGCTGCGGCTGGACCCGTCGGTGTACGAGGCGCTGGCCCGGTGGGCGGGGGACGAACTGCGCTCGGCCAACGCACAGATCGAGTTCCTGCTGCGGCGCGCCCTGGCGGAGGCGGGCCGGCTGCCGGGTGAGGCCAAGCCGATTCCCCGGCGCGGACGCCCTCCCGCACAGCCCCCCGAGTCCCAGTAGCAGAACCGTGACAATCGGCCCCCACCTGGGGCTCCGTACCCACGGCCATGAGCTGCACACCGGGCGTATACATGCGGCGTATACACCCCGTGTAGAGTCCTCGCCATGTCCATTGGTCACACCCTCCTAGGGCTCCTGGAATCGGGCCCCCGTCACGGCTACGACCTCAAGCGGGCCTTCGACGAGAAGTTCGGTCACGACCGGCCGCTGCACTACGGCCAGGTCTACTCGACGATGTCCCGGCTGCTGAAGAACGGGCTCGTCGAGGTCGAAGGGATCGAGCCCGGCGGCGGTCCCGAGCGGAAGCGGTACGCCATCACGGACGCCGGGATCACCGACGTACAGCAGTGGCTCGCGACGCCCGAGAAGCCGGAGCCGTACCTCCAGTCGACCCTCTACACCAAGGTCGTCCTCGCCCTGCTCACCCGGCGCAACGCGGCCGACATCCTCGACACCCAGCGCGCCGAACACCTGCGGCTGATGCGGATCCTCACCGACCGCAAGCGCAAGGGCGACCTCGCCGACCAGCTCATCTGCGACCACGCCCTGTTCCACCTCGAGGCCGACCTGCGCTGGCTGGAACTGACCGCCGCGCGCCTCGACAAGCTGGCCGAGG
It encodes:
- a CDS encoding PadR family transcriptional regulator encodes the protein MSIGHTLLGLLESGPRHGYDLKRAFDEKFGHDRPLHYGQVYSTMSRLLKNGLVEVEGIEPGGGPERKRYAITDAGITDVQQWLATPEKPEPYLQSTLYTKVVLALLTRRNAADILDTQRAEHLRLMRILTDRKRKGDLADQLICDHALFHLEADLRWLELTAARLDKLAEVVTK
- a CDS encoding SPFH domain-containing protein — translated: MSNTKPDTRTDTTSAIADVPDMPEPRVREFTAHSIGGGRALLLGLVGLLVGGGLVAGGAVAAAAAGVKATLIVPGVLAGLGSLLAMSGLNMVAPGEARVVQLFGRYRGTIREDGLRWVNPFTSRTRISTRVRNHETAVLKVNDAYGNPIELAAVVVWRVEDTAQATFEVDDFLEFVSTQTEAAVRHIAIEYPYDAHDEGGLSLRGNAEEITEKLAAELHARVEAAGVQIIESRFTHLAYAPEIASAMLQRQQAGAVVAARRQIVDGAVGMVEAALARINERDIVELDEERKAAMVSNLMVVLCGDRSPQPVLNTGTLYQ